Part of the Sphingobium sp. TKS genome is shown below.
GCGGCAACCCAGCTTGTCCAGCTCGCTGCCCAATTCCGAGATAGTCCCGCGGCCAAAGCGCACGCGCGACGGGAGGCTTTGGTAGGTGAAGTTCAGCATGGTTGCAGCTTTCAGGCCACCGAGCTCGCGTAGAGCGGGCTGTCGTCCGTCGGGATGTTGAACTGACCGTCGAACACAGCCTTGATCCAGGGCTGAATGGTGACAAAGGCACGCAGTCCCGCCTTGGTGAAGGGGTCGTTGTCTACGAAGGCACGAGCTTCCTCCATGCTGGCGACTGAGATCA
Proteins encoded:
- a CDS encoding YciI family protein — encoded protein: MYVAIFFQDLPGTAARRQAVVSEHRKYMEARSSQVLAAGATFTDDGKAVKGGSYVISVASMEEARAFVDNDPFTKAGLRAFVTIQPWIKAVFDGQFNIPTDDSPLYASSVA